The genomic stretch GCTGGCCGAGGCGTTCGCCGCCACCCCCGCCGGGCAGGGCTTCACGCTGCCGGTCCCCGAGGCCGGCGGGGTGGTCGTCGGGTTCGTCGCGGCCCGCACCGAGCCGTCCTTCGCCGAGGTCCGCGGCCAGCTCGCCGAGCAGGCCGGGGAGCAGGCCGGCGAGCTGGGGGCGGAGATCGTCGCGGAGGTCCGCGAGGAGCTCGACCCGGTGGTCAACCCCCGCTACGGCGTGCTCGAGGACGCCCGGGTGGTCCGCCTCACCGAGGGCGTCGTGCAGCCACCCGCCGACGGCGAGGCGGTGGCTGTCGGAGACTGAGCGGGTGCCGATCGCCCTGCTGGTCACCGTCAGCCCCCGCCTGCCCGGACTGCTCGCCCCCGCCGGCTGGCGGGCGGTCACCACCGCGCCGCTCGTCCTCGCGCTGCCCGGCGCGGCGGCCACCGCCGCCGCCCTGCGCGCCGACGGCGAGCCGGTCACCGACGTCGCCGGCCCGGCCGAGGCCGCCGCCGCTGCCGCCCCGGTGCCGGACACCGTGCTGCTGGCCACCCCGGAGGAGGCCGCCGGCTGGACCGTGGTGCCCCGGGTCGCCGGCGCGCCGGAGCCGCCCGGCGCCCGGCTGCTGGACGTCGTCTCGGTGATGGACCGGCTGCGCTCACCCGGCGGCTGCCCGTGGGACGCCGAGCAGACCCACGCCTCGCTGCGCGCGTACCTGCTGGAGGAGGCGCACGAGGCCTACGACGCGATCGTCGACGAGGACCCGGTCGCGATGCGCGAGGAGCTCGGCGACGTGCTGCTGCAGGTCGCCTTCCACGCCCGGGTCGCCGCCGAGGCGGAGCCGGGGTTCGACGTCGACGACGTCGCCGGTGACCTGGTCGACAAGCTGGTCCGCCGGCACCCGCACGTCTTCGGCGATCGCGTACCGGGCTGGGCACCTCTCGACGTCGCGGCCGTCGAGCGCGGCTGGGACGAGATCAAGCAGACCGAGAAGCAGCGCCGCTCGCCGACCGAGGGCGTCTCCCGCTCGCAGCCGGCCACCTCCTGGGGTGCGGCGCTGGCCGGGCGCGCGGAGCGCGCCGGGCTGCCCACCCCGCCGGCCGGTGAGCTGGCCGCCCGCGACGCCGAGGAGCTCGGCACCCTCCTGCTGGGGCTGGTGGTGGCCGCCCGCCGGCGCGGTTGGGACGCCGAGGACGCGCTGCGCGGCGCGGTCCGCCGGTACGCCGACGAGCTGGACGCGGCCGCGGCCGTGCAGTCAGGGCACCCGGGCGGGTGAGGTGACGCGGCGCGGCGGTGGGCGGACGCCCTAGCGTGGAGGGCTGGCCGAACACCCCTGCTGCCTGAGGAGGCGCCCGCGTGCTGACCACCCTGCTCGCCGCCGACGACGGCGCGGTGACCGAGGTGCTGCCGACGAGCACCTGGCTGCTGCTGCTCGTGGTCGCCGGTGCCGCCCTCGTCGCCTGGCTGATCGCGCTGGTCGTCGGGGTGGTGATCACCCGGTTCGCGCGCAGCTCACCGGCGCTGGCCGACCTGTCCCGCCGGGGACGCCGGCCGTTCCGGCTGTTCGTCGTGCTGCTCGCGCTCACCGTGGTGCTCGACGCGGCGCCCGGGGTGGGGGACTGGCGGGACGTCGCCGTCCGGGTGCTCGGGCTCGCGCTGATCGCCGTCGCCGCCTGGCTGGTCGCCGTCGGCGCGTTCGTGATCGAGGACATGGCGCTGGCCCGCTACGACGTCGACGTCGTGGACAACCGGCACGCCCGCCGGGTGCGCACCCAGGTCACCCTGGTCCGCCGGCTCACCGTGGCGGTGATCGCCGTCCTCGCGATCGCCGGGATGCTGCTCACCTTCCCCTCGGCCCGGGCCGCCGGCACCAGCATCCTGGCCAGCGCCGGGCTGCTGTCGGTGGTCGCCGGCCTGGCCGCGCAGACGTCGCTGGCCAACGTCTTCGCCGGCATGCAGCTGGCCTTCACCGACGCGATCCGGGTCGATGACGTGGTGGTCATCGAGGACGAGTGGGGGCGGATCGAGGAGATCACGCTGACCTACGTGGTCGTGCACATCTGGGACGACCGGCGCATGGTGCTGCCCTCGACCTACTTCACCACCACGCCGTTCCAGAACTGGACCCGCAAGGAGTCCGCCGTCCTGGGGTCGGTGGAGCTCGACGTCGACTGGACCGTGCCCTTCGACGAGATGCGCACCGAGCTGGTCCGGCTGGTCGAGGGCGACGAGCTGTGGGACCGCCGGGTGCAGGTGCTCCAGGTGACCGACGCCGTCGGCTCGGTGGTGCGGGTGCGGGTGCTGGTCAGCGCCAAGGACGGCCCCACCCTGTTCGACCTGCGCTGCCACGTGCGCGAGGGGCTGGTCCGCTGGCTGCAGCGCGAGCACCCCGACGGCCTGCCGCGGGTCCGGTACGAGGGCTTCGCCGGCTCGCCGAGCCCGGCCGCCGGTTCGCCGAGCCCGGCCGCCGGTCCGCCGGCCCCGACCCGGCCGGCGCCCGCCGAGCCGACGCCGGTGCCGACCCGGCCCACGCCGCTCCCCGTCGGCGACGGCGGCGACCAGGAGGGCCGCCCCGCGCCCGCGCCCGGGCCGCAGACCGGGTTGTTCACCGGCAGCGTCGAGGCTCTCGAGCGCTCCCGGGCGTTCACCGGCCCCAGCGAGGAGGAGCTGGCCGACCGGGCCCGCGAGGACGCCGACCGGCGGCCCGCCGGGGAGTGAGCGGCCCGCCGGGGAGTGAGCGGCCCGCCGGGGAGTGAGCGGCCCGCCGGGGAGTGAGCGGCCCGCCGGGGAGTGAGCGGCCCGCCGGGGAGTGAGCGGCCCGCCGGGGAGTGAGCGGCCCGCCGGGGAGTGAGCGGCCCGCCGGGGAGTGAGCGGCCCGCCGGGGAGTGAGCGGCCCGCCGGGGAGTGAGCGGCCCCCCGCTCAGCCGGCGCGGGTGGCCACCGGGTCGGAGCCGAGCAGCTGGGGCAGCCAGAACAGCACGGCCGCCGAGACCGCCGTCGCCAGCACGAAGCCGCCCACGCCGCTGTCCATCACGTAGGCCCACAGCAGGCCCACGCCGGGGGCGCCGAAGGGCAGCACGGCGTCGGCGCGTGCCTGCCGGAGCAGCCCCACCCCGCCCGCGGCCGGGTCGACGGGGGCCGGCCGCAGCTCACCGCGCGGCGGCCGGCGGCGCAGCCGTCCGGAGGGCCACAGCTCGGCACCGTCGAGGACCGGCAGCACCAGGCCGTCCCGGGCCGGGTCGCCGCGCACCTCGACCGCGGTGTCGGGGACCAGCCGGTCCACCTCCGGTGCCCAGTGCACCGGCAGCCAGCGCAGGCCGGCCGAGGTGGACAGCTCCAGCCAGCTGCGCACCAGCAGGCCCTGCCGCAGCACCAGGTGCGCGGCGGTGACCCGGGTGGCCGGGCGCCGGCGCAACCGGGGCCGGCCGAGCAGCCGGCCGGCGGTCAGCGCGGCCGCGACGAGCAGGACGACGGCGACCACGACCAGCCCGAAGACGACGTCGGTCAGGCCGGCGGAGGTGGCGTCGCCGTCGGCGTACAGCGGGACCGGGCCCTCGCCGTCCGCCGCCGACGCGTCGTACCGGACGGCGACCTGGGCACCGACCGGCACGTCCTGCGCCTGCGGCAGCTCCAGCCGGCCGGTCCGCTCGGTGCCGTCGGGGCCGGGGAAGCGCAGCACCAGGCCGCGCCCCTCGGGCGGCGCGCCGACGCCGGTGACCGTGGCGGCCACCGTCGTGTCGGCGGCGGCGAGCGGCGCCCGGAGTTCGGCCAGCCGCAGCCCCAGCAGCACCAGCGCGACGGCGCCGACGACGAGCACCGGCAGCAGGCCCAGCAGCAACTGGTGCACGGCCCGCCGGTGCGGGCGCGGCAGCGGGGGAGCGCTCATCGCGGCCATGCTCCCAGGCGTCGCCGCAGGTCCGGCGCGGGTGTGCACGACCGGGGGACCGGCTGGCTAGGCTGCTCCCCGTGGCCAGCATCGATGCAGTAGGCGCGCGGGAGATCCTCGACTCGCGCGGTAACCCGACCGTGGAGGTCGAGGTCGCCCTCGACGACGGCACGATCACCCGTGCCGCGGTCCCGAGCGGCGCCTCCACCGGCGCCTTCGAGGCGGTGGAGCTCCGCGACGGCGGCGACCGCTACGGCGGCAAGGGCGTGACCAAGGCCGTCGACAACGTCCTGGACGTCATCGGCCCCGAGCTCGTCGGCTACGACGCCGCCGAGCAGCGGCTGGTCGACCAGCGGCTCCTCGACCTCGACGGCACCCCCAACAAGGAGCGGCTGGGCGCCAACGCCATCCTCGGCGTGAGCCTCGCGGTCGCCAAGGCCGCGGCCGAGTCCGCCGGGCTGCCGCTGTTCCGCTACGTCGGCGGCCCCTCGGCGCACCTGCTGCCGGTGCCGATGATGAACATCCTCAACGGTGGCGCGCACGCCGACAGCAACGTCGACGTCCAGGAGTTCATGATCGCCCCGATCGGGGCGGCGACCTTCGCCGAGGCGCTGTCGGTCGGCACCGAGACCTACCACGCGCTGAAGTCCGTGCTGAAGAAGCGCGGCCTGGCCACCGGTCTGGGCGACGAGGGCGGCTTCGCCCCGTCGCTGCCCAGCAACCGGGACGCCCTGGACCTGATCGTCGAGGCCGTGCAGGCCGCCGGCTACACCGTCGGCACCGACATCGCCTTCGCCCTCGACGTCGCCGCCACCGAGTTCCACACGGAGGGCGGCTACGACTTCGAGGGGCAGACCCGCTCGGCCGAGTACCTGGTCGACTACTACAAGGGTCTGGTCGACGCCTACCCGATCGTCTCGATTGAGGACCCCCTCGACGAGGAGGACTGGGCGGGCTGGGTGGCGATGACCCAGGAGCTCGGCGACCGGGTGCAGATCGTCGGTGACGACCTGTTCGTCACCAACCCCGCCCGGCTGGCCGACGGCATCGAGAAGGGCGCGGCGAACGCGCTGCTGGTGAAGGTCAACCAGATCGGCACGCTGACCGAGACCCTCGACGCGGTCAACCTGGCCCACCGCAACGGCTACCGCTGCATGATGAGCCACCGCTCCGGTGAGACCGAGGACACCACGATCGCCGACCTCGCCGTCGCCACCGACTGCGGGCAGATCAAGACCGGTGCCCCGGCCCGCAGCGAGCGGGTGGCCAAGTACAACCAGCTGCTCCGCATCGAGGAGGAGCTGGACGACGCCGCCCGGTACGCCGGCGCCGCCGCCTTCCCGCGGCTGGCCCGCGGCTGACGACGCCGTGAGCACCGCCCGCACCCGCCGCGGCCGGCCCGGAGGCGCTCGCCGCCGGGCCTCCTCGCGGCCGGTGCGGGCGGCTGCCCGCGCCAGCGGCGGCAGCCGGCCCGGACGGCGCAGCACGCGCAGCTCGGCCCGCGCCGCCGCCGGGCGTCGCGGCCCCCGGGTCACCGGCCGCGCCGTCCTGCTCGGCGCCCTCGTGCTGCTGCTGGCGCTGACCCTGGCCGGCCCGCTGCGCCAGTACGTGGCCGGCCGGCAAGAGCTGGCCGAGCTCGCCGCCGAGCACGACGCGCTGACCGCGCGGGCCGAGCAGCTGCAGACCCAGCTCGACCGTCAGGCCGACCCCGCCTACATCGCCCAGCGGGCCCGTGAGCGGCTCACCTACGTGCTCCCCGGTGACCGGCTGGTGGTCGTGGGGGACGCCGGCGACCCCGGGGACACCGCCGACGCCCCCGCGGCGACGACGCGGCAGGACGAACCGGTGCCCTGGTACGAGGGCCTGCTCGGCTCGGTGGCGGCCGCCGACGCCGACCCCGCGGCAGCCGGCGACTAGCCCTTCCCGCAGACTCGTGGGGTGCACAGTCCTGACCCCACGCCGGTCTCCCCGCCCGTGACGGCCGAGGACCGCGCGGTGGTCGCCCGCCAGCTCGGCCGCCCCCCGCGCGCCCTGGTCGGCGTCGCCCACCGCTGCCCCTGCGGCCAGCCCGACGTGGTGGAGACCTCGCCCCGGCTGGAGGACGGCACGCCGTTCCCGACGCTGTACTACCTGACCTGCCCGCGGGCCAGCGCCGCCGCGAGCCGGCTGGAGTCGGCCGGCCGGATGAAGGAGTGGCAGGCCGAACTCGGCACCGACCCCGAGCTGGCCGCCGGCTACCAGGCCGCGCACGAGTCCTACCTGGCCACCCGCGACGCCCGGGACGTGCTGCCCACCCGGGCCACCGCCGGCGGGATGCCCGACCGGGTCAAGTGCCTGCACGCCCTGGCCGGTCACGCGCTGGCCGCCGGGCCGGGCGTGAACCCGATCGGCGACCGCGCGGTGGCCGGGATGGGGGAGTGGTGGGCGGCCGGCCCCTGCGCGCAGCCCGAGACCGGGGAGAGCGCCCGATGACCCGTGTCGCCGCCATCGACTGCGGCACCAACTCCATCCGGCTGCTGGTCGCCGACGTGCCGCCGGAGGGGGCGCACACCGACCTGCTGCGGCGGATGGAGGTCGTCCGGCTCGGGCAGGGTGTGGACGCCACCGGCCGGCTGGCGCCCGAGGCGATCGAGCGCACCCGCCTGGTGCTCGCCGAGTACGCCGCACAGGCCCGGGAGCTGGGCGCCGAGCGGGTGCGGATGGTCGCCACCAGCGCCACCCGGGACGCCGCGAACCGCGCCGACTTCGAGCAGATGGTGCTGACCACGCTCGGGCAGCTGCCCGACGTCGTCACCGGCGTGGAGGAGGCGGAGCTCTCCTATCTGGGGGCGACCGCGTCGCTGGCGGCGGCCGCGGCCGCGCACGGGGCCGCGGCGCCGCGCCCGCCGTTCCTGGTCGTCGACATCGGTGGCGGGTCGACCGAGTTCGTGCTCGGCGACGCCGCCGGCGTGCGGGCGGCCCGGTCGGTGGACGTGGGCTGCGTGCGGCTCACCGAGCGGCACCTGCACAGCGACCCGCCCCCGCCGGACGAGGTGCAGGGCGCCGAGGCCGACGTCCGCGCGGCGCTGGAGCTGGTGCGGGCGGCGGTGCCGGTGCAGGAGGCGGTCACCCTGGTCGGCCTGGCCGGGTCGGTGACCACCGTGGCGGCGCTGGCCCTGGAGCTGCCCGGCTACGACCCGGACGCGATCCACGGGTCGCGGATCCCGGTCGGCGCCGTCCGCTCGGTGACCGCCGGGCTGCTGTCGGCCACCCGGGCGCGCCGGGCGGCGTACCCGGTGATGCACCCCGGCCGGGTCGACGTGATCGGCGCCGGGTCGCTGGTGCTCCGGGTGATCATGGACGCGCTGGACTTCGACGAGGTCGTCGTCAGCGAGCACGACATCCTCGACGGCATCGCCCTCCGCCTCGCCCGTCCACCCCGGGCATAGGAGGCTTTGCACGCGGTCTGAACGCCAGAACCGGGTGCAAAGCCTCCTATGCCTCGCGCAGGAGGCTGTTCCTCAGGCGGCGCTGTCGGCGTTGACGCCGGGCGGCAGCTTGCCGGTCACCTTCTGGTAGACGGTGGCGGCCGCGTTGGCGGCGACCAGCCGGCCGGCGGCGTAGAGCGCACCGGAGACGGCGGCCCAGGCCAGCGCGTCGGGCCAGGTCACCCCCGGCGCGGCGGGGTTCTTCGGCGGCGGGTAGCCGCGCACCTTCGTCCAGGCGGTGTCTGCTGCCTTCTTCACCACGATGCCGGCCGGGATCGCCATCGCCGGACCGAGCAGCTTGTACAGGAGCGGGGTCTTCACCTTCTGCTTCTTGGCCACCCCGCGATGATGCCGCCCGGGCCGGTGATCCGCCGCCCCGGGCCTCGGTGGTGGACTGTCCGGGTGGCACTGGACCCCGACGGCTACCCGGTCACCCGCACCCCGGCGGGGGTGCGCCGTGGCGCGGCGGCCGCCCGCGACCTCGCCGTCCTGGACGACCGGGTCTCCGGCTGCCGCGCCTGTCCCCGGCTGGTCGGCTGGCGCGAGGAGGTCGCGGTGACCAAGCGGGCCTCGTTCCGGGACGAGGAGTACTGGGGCCGGCCGGTGCCCGGCCTCGGCCCGGCCGACGCCCGGATCGCCGTCGTCGGGCTGGCGCCGGCCGCGCACGGCGGGAACCGGACCGGCCGGGTCTTCACCGGCGACCGCAGCGGCGACTGGATCTTCGCCGCGCTCTGGCGGGCCGGGCTGGCCAACCAGCCCACCTCGATGGCCAGGGACGACGGCCTGGAGCTCACCGACGTGCGGGTGGCCGCCGCCGTCCGCTGCGCCCCGCCGGCCAACGCCCCGACGCCGGAGGAGCGGGACGCCTGCTCCCCGTGGCTGGCCCGCGAGCTGGCGCTGCTGCCCCGGCTGCGGGTGGTCGTGGTGCTCGGCGGCTTCGGGTGGACCGCGTTGTGGCCGGTGCTCGCCGAGGCCGGGTACGCGATCCCGCGTCCCCGCCCAGCCTTCGGCCACGGCGTCGAGGTGACCCTGACGGGCCCGCGCGGCCCGCTCACCCTGCTGGGCAGCTACCACGTCAGCCAGCAGAACACGTTCACCGGCCGGCTCACCGAACCGATGCTCGACGCCGTCCTGACCCGGGCCACGGAGCTGGCCGCGGGGTGATCGGGCGGGCCACCGGTTAGGGTCCGGCACGGCCACGCCAGGTCGGCCCCCGTAGCCCAATCGGCAGAGGCAGGCCCCTTAAAAGGGTCCCAGTGTCGGTTCGAACCCGACCGGGGGCACCGGCGGACGCGCGGGAACTACCGGGTGACCGATGGCGTTGGAACCAGCAGTGTGAGGTGCGAAGCTGCACCTCACGGTCCACCCAGTCACCTCGAGGAGATGACGATGCCCAGCAGCAACCCGGCCTTCCGGGGGTTCCCGGCGGCCGGCAACGGCCAGAACGTCGGCTGGGGTGCAGGCCCGCAGCAGACGTACGGCGGGGCGCCCACCCAGCACGACCCGTACTCCGCGCCGTCGCCGTACGCGGCGACCGGCCGCGCCTACATGACGATGGACGACGTCGTCACCAAGACCGGCGTCAGCTTCCTGGTGACGGTGCTCTCGGCCGCGGCCACGTGGGCCCTGGTCCCCGACGGCCTGGCGATGGGCCTGGCCCTGCCGGCCGTGCTCATCGCCCTGGTCCTCGGCCTGGTGATCTCGTTCAAGCAGATCGCCAGCCCGGTGGCCACGCTGTCCTACGGCGCGCTCTACGGTGTCGCGCTCGGCGCGATCAGCGAGGCCTACAACGACCAGTTCTCCGGCATCGTCGTCCAGGCGCTCGTCGGTACCTTCGGTGTCTTCGCCGGGATGCTGTTCGCCTACAAGACCGGCGCCATCCGGGTCACCCCCAAGCTGACCCGCTGGATCGTCGGGGCCCTGTTCGGCGTCCTGGCGCTGGTCATCGTGAACCTGGTGGCCGGCTTCTTCACCCCCGGCGGCCTGGGGCTGCGTGACGGTGGCCCGATCGCCATCATCTTCAGCCTGGTCGTGATCGGCGTGGCGGCGTTCACGCTGCTGCTCGACTTCGACATGGCCGACGAGGCGATCCGCCGCGGCGTGGAGCCGAAGTTCGCCTGGTACATCGCCTTCGGCCTGCTCATCACGGTCGTCTGGCTGTACCTGGAGATCCTGCGTCTGCTCAGCTACTTCCGCGAGTGAGCTGACACCGGTTCGAACGCACCGTGGCCCGGTCCCCGCGAGGGGGCCGGGCCACGGTCGTGTCCGGGGTCGGAACCCTCAGCTGAGCCGCTCGAGCACCATCGCCATGCCCTGGCCGCCACCGACGCACATCGTCTCCAGGCCGAACTGGCCGTCGCGGGCGCGCAGCCCGTTGAGCAGCGTGGTGGTGATCCGGGCGCCGGTCATGCCGAACGGGTGGCCGACGGCGATCGCCCCGCCGTGCACGTTCAGCCGGTCGAGGTCGATGCCCAGGTCCCGGTAGCTGGGGATGACCTGCGCGGCGAACGCCTCGTTGATCTCCACCAGGTCCATGTCCGAGATGGACATGCCCGCCCGGGCCAGCGCCTGCTGCGACGCCTCGACCGGGCCGTAGCCCATGATCTCCGGCGAGAGCCCGGTGACCCCGGTGGAGACGACCCGGGCCAGCGGGGTGATCCCGAGGTCCTGGGCCTTCCGGTCGCTCATGATCACCAGGGCGGCGGCGCCGTCGTTGAGCGGGCAGGCGTTGCCGGCGGTGACCCGGCCGTCGGGGCGGAACACCGGCTTGAGCGCGCTGATGCCCTCCAGGGTGGTGCCGGCGCGGGGGCCGTCGTCGGCGGAGACCACCGTGCCGTCGGGCAGCGTCACCGGGGTGATCTCCCGGGCCCAGAAGCCGTCGGCGATCGCCTGCTCGGCGAGGTTCTGGCTGCGGACGGCGAACTCGTCCATCTCCTGCCGGGAGACGTCCTTGACCAGCGCCAGGTTCTCCGCGGTCTGCCCCATCGCGATGTAGGCGTCGGGCAGCTCGCCGTCCTCCCGGGGGTCGCGCCACCCGTCCGCGCCGCTCTCGGCCGCCTTCACGACCCGGGCCTTGGCGTCGGCGAACACCGGGTTCTCGGTGTCCGGCAGGGCGTCGGAGCTGCCCTTGGCGAACCGGGACACCATCTCCACGCCGGCGCTGATGAAGACGTCGCCCTCGCCGGCCCGGATCGCGTGCAGCGCCATCCGGGTGGTCTGCAGCGAGGAGGAGCAGTACCGGGTGACCGTCGTGCCGGGCAGGTGGTCCATCCCCAGCAGGACGGCGACGATGCGGCCCATGTTGAAGCCCTGCTCACCGCCGGGGAGGCCGCAGCCGAGCATCAGGTCGTCGATGTCGGTCGGGTCCAGCTGTGGCACCTGGTCCAGGGCGGCGCGGACGATGGTGGCGGTGAGGTCGTCCGGGCGCAGGTCCTTGAGGGACCCCTTGAACGCGCGGCCGATCGGGGATCGGGTGGCGGCGACGATGACGGCTTCGGGCATGGGTCCTCCACGATGAGGATCGCCGCCGGGACGGCGGCGGACGTCGGGTCGCCCCCGAACCTACTCCCGGGTAGCGCTCGCGACCGACGCCGCCGGGGCTCAGCGGTCGACCGTCTCCCGGGCCTCGTCGGCCTGCACCGAGGTGGGCATCTCCGGCGGTCGCCGGCGGCGCAGCCGGGCCCACGGCCCGCGGGGTCCGGCGCCCTCGCCGTGCACCTCGGTCGGCTGGACCTCGGTGCCGGGACGGCCCGCGGCCCGGGCCGCGGCCTGCGCGATCGGGCGGACGGTGTCCCGGCGCAGCCCCAGGCCCCGGTCGGCCGCGGCCGGCCAGACGCCGAGGGAGTCGGCGATCGAGGGCAGCAGCACCGAGGCCGCCGCGGCGTAGCCGGCGGCAGACGGGTGGAACTCGTCGATGCTGAACAGCGTCCGGTCGCTGGCGAACGACGGGCCGAGCACCGAGCCGAGGGAGACGGTGCGCCCACCTTCGGCGACGACGGCGATCGTCTGCGCCGCGGCCAGCTGCCGGCTCCAGCGCCGGGCGAACAGCCGCAGCGGCTGCCGGATCGGCCGGATGGTGCCCAGATCGGGGCAGGTGGCGACGACGACCTGGCACCCGGTGGCGGCCAGCGCCCGGACCGCCTCCGCGAGGTGCCGGACCGAGACGGCCGGCTTCGCCCGGCTGGTGACGTCGTTGGCGCCGATCATGATCAGTGCCACGTCGGGCTTCTCCGCCAGCGCCTGCTCCACCTGGGCGGCGAGGTCGCGGGAGACGGCGCCGGAGACGGCGACCCGCACCAGCCGCACCGGTCGCTCGGCCAGCTCCGCCAGCGCGGCGGCGATCAGCACGCCGGGGGTCTCCGCGGCCCGGTGCACGCCCAGGCCGACGGCGCTGGAGTCACCGAGCACGGTGAAGACCAGCGGCTTCCCCCGGCCGCGGCCGTAGACGCCGTTGCCGGTGGGCGGGTCGGCCTTCGCCGTCCGGGCGACGACCCGGCGCCGGGCGGCGCGGGCCTCCTGGCGCAACAGCGTGACCAGGCCGGCGCCGGCCAGCCCGAGGCCGCCGCCGCCGTAGGCAGCGCCGGTCGCCAGTCGTCGCGCGCGGTTGGCTCGCGTCACCGGGCCGTCGCCTCCTGCCGTTCGTGCCTCGAGCTCGATCACCCGGGACCTCCCTGCAGGCTAGCCACCGCCGGAGCGCGGACAGGGCACCAGAGTGCGTCCGCCCGCCGGGCGGACCGTGCCCGTGGGACCTGGTCTACCTCCCCGGGGTGACGTGCAGGCGACGCCCAGGCGACCGGGAGGTCA from Modestobacter roseus encodes the following:
- a CDS encoding SGNH/GDSL hydrolase family protein, with translation MTRANRARRLATGAAYGGGGLGLAGAGLVTLLRQEARAARRRVVARTAKADPPTGNGVYGRGRGKPLVFTVLGDSSAVGLGVHRAAETPGVLIAAALAELAERPVRLVRVAVSGAVSRDLAAQVEQALAEKPDVALIMIGANDVTSRAKPAVSVRHLAEAVRALAATGCQVVVATCPDLGTIRPIRQPLRLFARRWSRQLAAAQTIAVVAEGGRTVSLGSVLGPSFASDRTLFSIDEFHPSAAGYAAAASVLLPSIADSLGVWPAAADRGLGLRRDTVRPIAQAAARAAGRPGTEVQPTEVHGEGAGPRGPWARLRRRRPPEMPTSVQADEARETVDR